A window of Methanobacterium sp. contains these coding sequences:
- a CDS encoding potassium channel family protein gives MPKNIKDILIEMKNMSELMVDLAYSALLFNSKDAAEEVIKLENKVNRLNYQIKKESLLAARTVEDAEKLTALLEVGEATETIADSAKDIADLVLKGIKPHPVFKMVMEESDEVITRIKILEGSELSDKSLGELLLATRTGMTVIAIRRNESWIYGPDKNTILSTDDSLIVKGNVTGGSLLLQLANGETKLEDLEYEEFTED, from the coding sequence GTGCCTAAGAATATTAAGGACATTTTAATTGAAATGAAGAATATGTCCGAATTGATGGTTGATTTAGCGTATTCTGCACTACTTTTTAACAGTAAAGATGCTGCAGAAGAAGTTATAAAACTTGAAAACAAAGTTAATAGACTTAATTATCAAATTAAAAAGGAGTCACTCCTTGCTGCGAGGACTGTTGAGGATGCAGAAAAATTAACCGCTCTTCTTGAAGTGGGGGAAGCTACAGAAACCATAGCAGATTCAGCAAAAGATATAGCCGACTTGGTTTTAAAAGGCATAAAGCCTCATCCTGTATTTAAAATGGTTATGGAAGAATCAGACGAGGTTATAACTCGAATTAAAATACTTGAAGGTTCTGAATTGTCTGATAAATCGTTAGGTGAACTTTTACTTGCTACTAGGACTGGGATGACAGTTATTGCAATAAGGAGAAATGAGTCCTGGATTTATGGTCCAGACAAAAACACAATACTTTCAACAGATGATTCACTAATTGTTAAAGGAAACGTAACTGGCGGATCTCTACTCCTACAACTTGCCAATGGTGAAACCAAACTAGAAGATCTCGAATATGAAGAGTTCACTGAAGATTAG
- a CDS encoding divalent cation transporter has translation MVKLAVLISKRSLNIFQIPFIISGTITNFFKEVSRVLGETFTALFICAIGDLIAGILLSGMTHTLEMLPGLLVLIPGAIGMRGNIFGALGSRLGSNLHIGILSPELKKSPVLNQNIISAMVLTVIMSIFLAFTAKGFCILLGFQSISIMDFTVISVLGGIFSGAVLLPATLLISIKSYENGWDPDNVTTPLIAASGDLFTIPSILLAVQILLWVRNGYVETILFVIFLIMGIMGFIYGIKRGSQLKKIIMHSTPTLFLSSLFGTTAGTILNSSFSTILSNPSILALVPLFSGESGDLVSILGARLSSGLHIGSIESSLRPTGEVLRNFVIIVILAVIIYPLIGFLSYFGSLAIGVESVGLSKMVFISTAAGLMLTPLMLLIAFYLNTISYKKGLDPDNIVIPLSTSITDPVANTFLVLMVMFTLGLTL, from the coding sequence ATGGTAAAATTAGCAGTCCTAATTTCAAAAAGGTCTTTAAACATTTTCCAGATCCCGTTCATCATAAGCGGTACTATTACGAACTTTTTTAAAGAAGTATCACGAGTGTTAGGTGAAACGTTCACAGCTCTTTTTATATGTGCTATAGGGGATTTAATAGCAGGTATATTGCTAAGTGGAATGACTCACACTCTTGAAATGCTTCCCGGGCTTTTAGTTTTAATTCCCGGAGCTATTGGGATGAGAGGAAATATATTTGGCGCATTAGGGTCTAGATTGGGTTCGAACCTCCACATAGGTATTTTATCTCCTGAACTAAAAAAATCGCCTGTTTTAAACCAAAATATTATTTCAGCAATGGTTTTGACTGTAATAATGTCTATTTTCCTTGCATTTACGGCTAAGGGATTTTGTATCCTGTTGGGTTTTCAAAGTATTAGTATCATGGACTTCACAGTAATTTCTGTACTGGGAGGAATTTTTTCAGGTGCAGTGCTTCTACCAGCAACCCTCCTAATATCCATTAAAAGTTATGAAAACGGATGGGATCCAGATAATGTAACAACACCATTAATAGCAGCTTCTGGAGACCTTTTTACAATTCCATCCATTCTTTTAGCTGTGCAAATATTATTATGGGTAAGGAACGGATATGTGGAAACAATATTGTTTGTAATATTCCTCATAATGGGTATAATGGGCTTTATTTATGGAATAAAAAGGGGAAGTCAACTTAAAAAGATTATAATGCACAGTACTCCTACACTGTTTCTATCATCACTTTTTGGAACTACTGCGGGTACCATCTTAAACAGCAGCTTTTCAACTATTTTAAGTAATCCCAGTATTTTGGCATTGGTGCCATTATTCTCCGGTGAGAGTGGAGACTTGGTTAGTATTTTAGGGGCCCGGTTATCTTCAGGATTACACATAGGATCCATAGAATCTTCTTTAAGACCAACTGGAGAAGTATTAAGAAACTTTGTTATAATCGTCATTTTGGCTGTAATCATATATCCCTTAATCGGATTTTTGTCGTACTTCGGATCATTAGCTATTGGTGTGGAGTCAGTGGGGCTTAGTAAAATGGTTTTCATCAGCACCGCTGCCGGATTAATGCTCACACCTTTAATGCTACTAATTGCATTCTATCTGAATACTATTTCCTACAAAAAAGGTCTTGACCCCGACAACATTGTTATACCACTATCCACCAGCATAACCGACCCAGTGGCTAACACATTCCTAGTGCTGATGGTAATGTTTACACTAGGATTAACTCTTTAA
- a CDS encoding DUF368 domain-containing protein gives MRKIEIYRDTILIFLRGLLMGTADVIPGVSGGTMALITGIYQRLVHAISQINANFIVAALKGDFAKSKEELLKWDFNLFIPLLAGIGLAVLTMSKVMTVMLTEYTALTFAFFFGLILASAGFVFKHVDELNFKNVIFLVIGLVFAVIFVGLNPIQTNHTLPIIFLSGMVAICAMILPGISGAFLLLLLNQYEYMLAALNQLKFAEIITFCLGALIGILSFSRLLDYLLEHHKSITMAFLVGLMIGTLRLPYERIITTMDSIVPVIVAGVFGFLLVVILERQFEKYHLQWEA, from the coding sequence ATGCGGAAAATTGAGATATACAGGGACACTATTCTAATATTTCTACGTGGATTATTAATGGGAACAGCTGACGTGATACCCGGAGTTTCAGGGGGCACTATGGCATTGATCACTGGTATTTACCAAAGGCTGGTCCATGCTATCAGTCAAATAAATGCTAATTTCATTGTCGCGGCTTTGAAAGGGGATTTTGCAAAATCCAAGGAAGAACTCCTAAAATGGGATTTTAACCTTTTCATACCCCTGCTGGCAGGTATTGGTCTTGCAGTTTTAACCATGTCTAAGGTCATGACAGTGATGCTTACTGAGTACACTGCACTCACCTTTGCTTTCTTCTTCGGTCTCATATTGGCATCGGCAGGTTTTGTTTTCAAACATGTCGATGAACTCAATTTCAAGAATGTTATTTTCCTGGTAATCGGGTTGGTTTTTGCAGTAATTTTTGTCGGGTTAAATCCAATACAGACCAATCATACTCTTCCCATCATTTTCCTTTCAGGGATGGTGGCTATTTGTGCAATGATCCTTCCAGGTATTTCAGGAGCATTTTTATTGCTCCTTTTAAATCAATATGAATACATGTTGGCAGCATTGAACCAGCTTAAATTTGCCGAAATTATCACATTTTGTTTAGGTGCGTTGATCGGCATTCTTTCCTTCTCACGTCTACTGGATTATTTGTTAGAACACCACAAATCCATAACCATGGCGTTTTTAGTGGGTTTAATGATCGGAACCCTCCGATTGCCTTATGAAAGAATAATTACAACCATGGACTCTATAGTACCAGTTATTGTAGCCGGAGTGTTTGGTTTTCTTTTGGTAGTCATCCTGGAAAGACAGTTTGAAAAATACCACTTGCAATGGGAGGCTTAA
- a CDS encoding ATPase — MTEKQDVLKFLKKNGVETRFVSILGKKVYVNNLKLSRFSRKKEELFLANYPHYDVRRSKVFQRICTRASRVLKYALTPGDIILIPSPVNCVNKTMQIVLEPYSRKYGVEFMIIPELDFKDIKMCDDVKKEFNIDAVALPLTMDGEVENILDLMIQGEKLELLSSQSLYDGVKIIYPLKSVPMSWIESWVDIEGLKFVFKEEKKLPREMLEFLEGFIPDVREKMMRSAVYLMGIPK; from the coding sequence ATGACAGAAAAACAAGATGTTTTGAAATTCCTCAAAAAAAATGGTGTTGAAACTAGATTTGTCAGCATACTTGGGAAGAAAGTTTATGTAAATAATCTTAAGTTATCCCGATTTTCTCGTAAAAAGGAGGAATTATTCCTGGCTAACTATCCTCACTATGATGTGAGGCGTTCTAAGGTGTTTCAGAGAATTTGTACTCGTGCTTCTAGAGTGCTAAAATATGCATTGACTCCTGGTGATATAATATTAATTCCTAGCCCGGTGAATTGTGTTAATAAAACCATGCAAATTGTCTTGGAACCTTACAGCCGTAAGTATGGCGTGGAGTTTATGATTATCCCTGAATTAGACTTCAAAGACATAAAAATGTGTGATGATGTCAAAAAAGAATTTAACATTGATGCAGTTGCCTTACCCCTTACTATGGATGGGGAGGTGGAAAATATTCTGGACCTCATGATTCAAGGAGAGAAATTAGAGCTTTTAAGTTCTCAAAGTTTATATGATGGCGTTAAAATTATTTATCCATTAAAAAGTGTTCCAATGTCATGGATAGAGTCTTGGGTTGATATTGAAGGGTTGAAATTTGTTTTCAAGGAGGAAAAAAAGCTTCCTCGAGAGATGTTAGAGTTTTTAGAGGGTTTTATTCCAGATGTAAGGGAGAAAATGATGCGTTCGGCTGTTTATCTTATGGGGATTCCTAAATAA
- a CDS encoding Lrp/AsnC family transcriptional regulator, with product MDDVDLAILRCLIKNSRITISQMSKEIDIPDATISNRLKKLEKNIIKRYTLIPDWQKIGLEITSIIIIQTESEKHELVKEELSRLKKVSEVYSVSGEYDILIKVWVKSIDDLNQLINSKIRSIDGVEDLTEMIVMERVKEDIPIL from the coding sequence ATGGATGATGTAGATCTAGCTATACTCCGTTGTTTAATAAAAAACTCCAGGATCACAATATCTCAAATGTCAAAGGAAATTGACATTCCTGATGCAACAATATCCAACCGGCTAAAAAAATTGGAAAAAAACATAATAAAACGTTACACTTTGATACCTGACTGGCAGAAAATTGGTCTGGAGATAACTTCTATTATCATTATCCAGACTGAATCTGAAAAGCACGAATTAGTTAAAGAGGAACTTTCAAGGCTTAAAAAAGTATCAGAAGTATACAGTGTATCAGGGGAGTATGACATCCTAATTAAAGTTTGGGTAAAGAGTATTGACGACTTAAATCAACTGATTAATTCAAAAATCCGTTCAATTGATGGTGTTGAAGATTTAACTGAAATGATAGTGATGGAACGAGTTAAAGAAGATATTCCTATACTTTAA